The DNA sequence TGTATGGTTTGCAATGGGTTTATTTTATGGTAGCTAATTAATTTTAGATTAGGTGAAAATTTAAAAAAGTAGCTTAAATTAGGCTGTTTTTTTGGAAAGTAATCAAACACATCGAAGGGTGATTGGTTTCATGGATAGTTGTCGCAAGTTGTCATAAGTCGATTACCTCTAAATTAAGCCGATAGCAGCGTTGATCGGTATTACCTTGAAAAAGTAATAATTGGCGATCGCTCAAGATTTTAAGATCTCTTTGTAAAGTGCGTCGGGAAACATCAGGAAACAGACGCTCACAGTTTTTGATCGTAATTTCAGGATGATTAAAAGCGTAGTTGAGGATCAGACTTTGGCGAGAATTAAGCTTGTAGCAGCTAATCAACTGATCGAGCGGTTTAATTATCTGACTAACTGCATCATCTCCCACATCAGCGATTAAATAAGCTTTCAAGAGAGCCTCAATTTCTGTAATGATTACTTGATTATGAGCTTGATCAGAACTTAGAGCTAATAAAATTAGAGCATTCGTCGCATTAACGCAGATTTCAGCTAGGATCAGACTTCTTTGCTCTGATAACTTAGGATTACGAGCTTGTAACAACCGCGCCGCAAATTTAATCGCTTCTTGAGTAAAGCTGGTATCTATGTTTTTAAAAATAGTTGGGGAAACAAAAAATTGCCTAAAAACTATTCTAGAAGTAGGTTGCTTAAATAGTTGCTCGGCTTGAGTAACTAAGATGTGGATGAAGTCCACAAATGGTAGCTGTATGATTTCAGGACGAAATAATTTGTCCCACATAATATGTACCCGCTCTACATGACGCAACTCTAAAGCATTAAAAATGGCTAACTTATCAGGAAAGAATTGATAGAGTGAACCTACTGCTGTCTTAGCACGAGCCGCGATCGCATGAGTGGTAGCAGCCTCAAAACCCACTTCATCAAAAACAATTGCTGCTGCATTTAAAATCTGTTCAACTCGCTTCTGACTGCGTTGCTGCTGAGGTTGACGACGCAGAGAAGTTTTTGGGTTTTTCATCTTGACAAAAGCGAATAAAGTGTCATATATTAAGATCAAATAAAGCTAGTTTTCTGGAAGCTTATTAACAAGAATTAGAGCTGAAAGCTATTAAATACTTTCATACCAGCGATCGCAAACTCACGACACTTTATATTTTAGTTGTCGTAGGGAAATTGCTGATGCAAATTTTTCGATGCCAATTTTTTATTGAGGAAATATTTAAGATGTCTATGTTAGAAGGTGCGCCGTGGCTAGTCGCTCATAGATCGATGCTATCAATAAACCAACCGTTCAAAGTTTCTCTTTACGGCAAAGATTATGTAATTTGGCAGGATTCCACAGGGCAAATTAGCAGTTTATCTAACGTCTGCCCTCATATGGGTGCAATGCTATCTGAAGGCTGGTGTAATGTTCAAGCAGATGGCTCTAGTAATGTTGTCTGTCCGTTTCATGCTCTAGAGTTTGACCACAATGGTTGCACTATATTACCAGGAACTAAGCAAAAAACATTACCGCAATTAGAATCTTTAGAACTAATAATCCAAGGTGATTTTATTTGGTCTTATGGAAATTGTGAACCGAAAATCCCAATTCCCAACGTTCTGGAAAAGATTGCTCAAGAATATGAATTTATTGGCGCAACCGCTGATACCAGTGTCGAGACAGATTTGCGATCGATGCTGAGGATTATGCACGATTACAATCATCAGAATGGTACACATCGAGACTTATTTGAAATTACCGAAGTCAGATTTGAAAAATTCACTGATAACGGCTATCATTCCGAAGCTTTATTCAATGCTCCCATTGCTCCAAAAACCTGGTGGCAAAAGCTACAACAACCTAAGCAGTTAATAGTTCCTGATGTTATTGAAGCTCATTTAGAGAATTATTTTCCTAGTTTAGTTATTTTCTATGGTGAAAATCCCTGGGGAAAAATGGTTCAATGTCATCTTTTTACTCCAGAATCAGCAACAAAAACTCGTACCTATGTTTTATTGTTTGGCGAGTCTATTAATCCTTTCGCAAGATTATTGAAAAATCAATTTTTAGGACTGAGTAAGGTTGTTGTCGAACAAGATGCAGGTATTTTGAGCAAGATTTATGCCGACGCGCCAAAAAAAATCAGGCTAAATAACGAGGTGGGGATAGATTGGGTCGATCGCAATTTTGTCAATTGGCAGAAATAACAATTAACCGATAAACCTGGTAGGGGTGAACGCCCCCAATACTTCTACTTCTCGGTTAAGACAATTACTGCGGTCAATTTTATGTTTGAGAATGAGTAAAATATGGGATCATATTCGCCTTTAATTAACAATCTCCGCCTCTAAAAACCTACTACTTACTACCTACTACCTACTACCTACTACTCAACCGATCAATAACAAAGCTTAAACGAGAAGTATTGCGAACGCCCCTACTCATCGATACCAAATGCATAGTAGTAAACATTCGTTAACAAAATGTTGAAAGACTTTCCAACTGTTAGAGAATAAGTACCTAGTAACCTCTGATGATGGCAATTGAGAGTCACAGATTGCTTTAATAAAAAAAAGTTAAGTATTAACAATGGTAGACAGCCTTAAAAAACCGCAGTTTGAGGAAGTACGCCCTGGAGTCAAATCTCCTGCGGAAGAGACTATTCTCACCCCTCGCTTTTATACAACCGATTTTGAAGAGATGGCCAACATGGACATCTCCCTCAACGAAGACGAACTTCAGGCAATTTTAGAAGAGTTTCGCGTTGACTATAACCGCCATCATTTTGTCAGAGATGAGCAGTTTCAAAAGTCTTGGGATAATATTAGTGGCGAGACTCGCAAAGTATTTATCGAGTTTTTAGAACGTTCTTGTACTGCCGAATTCTCAGGCTTTTTGCTCTATAAAGAATTGGGTAGACGTTTAAAAGATAGAAGCCCCGTTTTGGCGGAAATCTTTACGTTGATGGCAAGAGATGAAGCTCGTCATGCTGGGTTTTTAAACAAGGCATTGTCTGACTTTAATCTTTCTCTAGATTTAGGATTTTTGACTAAAAGCCGTAAATATACTTTTTTTAAACCTAAGTTTATTTTTTACGCGACTTACCTCTCGGAAAAGATTGGCTACTGGCGCTACATTACTATTTTCCGTCATCTTCAACAGCACCCAGAAAACGAAATTTATCCGATCTTCAGCTTTTTTGAAAACTGGTGTCAAGATGAAAACCGTCATGGTGACTTCTTCGATGCGATCATGAAGTCTCAGCCTCAGTTTTTAAATGATCTTAAAGCAAGACTCTGGAGTCGTTTTTTCTTACTTTCGGTGTTTGCCACCATGTACCTCAATGACGTGCAGCGTTATCACTTCTATGAGTCTCTAGGCTTAGATGCTCGCGAATACGATAAGCACGTAATTAAACAAACAAATGCCACTGCTGGCAGAGTATTTCCTGTAGTGTTGGATGTAGAACATCCTGATTTTTATCAGCGTTTAGAAAAGTGTGTTGCCAATAACGAAAAATTGTCGGCGATCGCTAGTTCTAATGCCCCTGCACCAGTTAAGTTACTGCGTAAATTGCCTCACTATGTTTCTAATGGTGTAGAACTAATCAAAATGTATTTTATCAAGCCAATTCGCGTAGATCAGTTAGCTGATACGGTTCGTTAACACAGTTTTTGCTGATTAATGTTTAATTTTGGAGTCCTACTTTACAGTAGGGCTTTTTTTATCAAACTTAGAATTATCTTGAATTTAGATTTCTGGACAAAAACAAGTGGTACTTGGATCAATATTTTTAGCGTGTTAGTGGGTACGGGGTTAGGTTTACTCTTCAAAGATCGCCTTTCTGCCAAAGTGCAAACTATTATTACTCAAGGAGTTGGCTTACTTACAATTTGGATTGGCTTAAGTATGGCAAACAGCATGAGTCAAGTGGCAGCAGGAGGAATAGATGGGGCTGTTTTAGGTCTTTTGGCAATGGTAATCGGTGGAGTAATCGGAGAATGGTTACAGATCGAGGAAAGATTGACTATTTTGGGAGATTGGTTAAAACAGAAATTTAAGGGACAAGGAAGATTCACCGAAGGATTTGTTGCCAGTAGCTTACTATTTTGTGTTGGGCCAATGGCTTTAATTGGCAGCTTTAATAACGGCTTAAATGGTGACAATACTCTCTTAACCATCAAATCAACTATGGATGGCGTGATTTCCATCGCCTTGGCAAATATTTATGGTGTGGGAGTAGGATTTTCTGCCTTGATTATCCTGATTTATCAGGGTGGATTGTCCTTAATGGTTGGATTGGTGGCAAATACAGTCCCTGATGCGGAAAATAACCCTTATCTGTTAATTATTATTGGGGTTGGGGGCTTAATGATTGTGGCAATTGGCTGCAATTTATTAGAGTTAGTTAAAATTCGCGTTGGTTCATTTTTACCAGCGATCGCGATCGCGCCTGGAACTTATTTTTTATTCAGTTATTTCTAATTTCTCTTGTATAGTCCTACGTAAAAACGTTAGGGCATTTTTGAAATACTACTTCCGTCTTACGAAATTTCCTTAACGCGGGAGACCCGCGCGACGCGAAGCTAGTCCTTTAGGGCAACGGAATTTCGCGCTATTTCCTATTTCCTATTTCCTACTTACGAGCCGATTATTATTAATGTCCTAATCTAATTTTGTACGGCTATATTTAGTAGCGCGCAAATAGTACTTTGGCACTATCTACGACGCTACCGCCCGAATACTTCCCTAACTAGCTAAAATATCCAGACTCTTAATTACTACGCAGTATTAAGTTAATTTTATGCAGTTTAAGGTTAGTTCACAGCTGATCCGCCATAATTCATTCCATTAGAATCTCTTACAGCCAATTTTAGTTGGATAAAACCCATTACCCATTACCCATTACCCATTACCTCGATAAATTAATGTGTCTACTCAATTGAAAACTGCTGTAAATTATTGGGGGGTTTTTTGTAGATCTGGTCTTTCTTCGGCAAGAATTGCGCCTTCAACGGGACATACTTGTAAACAAATGCCACAGTCAATGCAGGTAGCGAAATCAATCCAGTACCATTCTGTTCCTTTAATATTCTTGCCAGGGCCATCGTGAATACAGGCGACAGGACAAGCATCAACGCAATCAGCTACTCCTTCGCAGATGTCGGTAACAATAGAATGAGGCAAAACAAGATTCTCCTTCAACTTTAATTTCGGTGGTCTGTGTTTGCGATCCTAACAGAATTAGACCAGCTTAAAACCCCTCTATCGCCATCGAGATTAACTGCTTGTCCTACGGGCAACGCAGCGTTAACCCCATCATGACCAAAAGGCAGATCGTAAATTAGCGGAATTCCTAAGTCTTCTAAGCGATCGCTTAATACTTCAGCCAGCGTCCAGCTACTCGTACCAGGATAGGGATCGCAACGACTAAAACGACCAAGAGCAATACCTTTAACCTGGTTTAAAACTCCCATCATGCGCCACTGAGTTAACATGCGATCGATCCGATAGGGATATTCAGTCACATCTTCTAAAGCAAGAATTACCCCAGTCAAGTTGGGCTGCATGGTTGTATTCAATAGATGAGTCGCTACGGTTAAATTTCCTGGGAGTAAAATTCCTGATGCCTGTCCAGCGACTCCTGACCTACCTTGTAATGCCTCAAGCTGACCTGTTTCCAAGTAATTAAACATTCGAGCGATCGCCCACTCTGGTTCGGCTGCTAAAGTAGTTAAAACCGAGGCATGAAGACCCGATACTCCTACTGTAGCTAAACTCCATAAGATACTAGTAAGATCGGAAAAGCCAATTACCCATTTAGAATGAGCAAC is a window from the Pleurocapsa minor HA4230-MV1 genome containing:
- a CDS encoding TetR/AcrR family transcriptional regulator; this translates as MKNPKTSLRRQPQQQRSQKRVEQILNAAAIVFDEVGFEAATTHAIAARAKTAVGSLYQFFPDKLAIFNALELRHVERVHIMWDKLFRPEIIQLPFVDFIHILVTQAEQLFKQPTSRIVFRQFFVSPTIFKNIDTSFTQEAIKFAARLLQARNPKLSEQRSLILAEICVNATNALILLALSSDQAHNQVIITEIEALLKAYLIADVGDDAVSQIIKPLDQLISCYKLNSRQSLILNYAFNHPEITIKNCERLFPDVSRRTLQRDLKILSDRQLLLFQGNTDQRCYRLNLEVIDL
- a CDS encoding Rieske 2Fe-2S domain-containing protein, which gives rise to MSMLEGAPWLVAHRSMLSINQPFKVSLYGKDYVIWQDSTGQISSLSNVCPHMGAMLSEGWCNVQADGSSNVVCPFHALEFDHNGCTILPGTKQKTLPQLESLELIIQGDFIWSYGNCEPKIPIPNVLEKIAQEYEFIGATADTSVETDLRSMLRIMHDYNHQNGTHRDLFEITEVRFEKFTDNGYHSEALFNAPIAPKTWWQKLQQPKQLIVPDVIEAHLENYFPSLVIFYGENPWGKMVQCHLFTPESATKTRTYVLLFGESINPFARLLKNQFLGLSKVVVEQDAGILSKIYADAPKKIRLNNEVGIDWVDRNFVNWQK
- the acsF gene encoding magnesium-protoporphyrin IX monomethyl ester (oxidative) cyclase, whose product is MVDSLKKPQFEEVRPGVKSPAEETILTPRFYTTDFEEMANMDISLNEDELQAILEEFRVDYNRHHFVRDEQFQKSWDNISGETRKVFIEFLERSCTAEFSGFLLYKELGRRLKDRSPVLAEIFTLMARDEARHAGFLNKALSDFNLSLDLGFLTKSRKYTFFKPKFIFYATYLSEKIGYWRYITIFRHLQQHPENEIYPIFSFFENWCQDENRHGDFFDAIMKSQPQFLNDLKARLWSRFFLLSVFATMYLNDVQRYHFYESLGLDAREYDKHVIKQTNATAGRVFPVVLDVEHPDFYQRLEKCVANNEKLSAIASSNAPAPVKLLRKLPHYVSNGVELIKMYFIKPIRVDQLADTVR
- a CDS encoding DUF554 domain-containing protein; this encodes MNLDFWTKTSGTWINIFSVLVGTGLGLLFKDRLSAKVQTIITQGVGLLTIWIGLSMANSMSQVAAGGIDGAVLGLLAMVIGGVIGEWLQIEERLTILGDWLKQKFKGQGRFTEGFVASSLLFCVGPMALIGSFNNGLNGDNTLLTIKSTMDGVISIALANIYGVGVGFSALIILIYQGGLSLMVGLVANTVPDAENNPYLLIIIGVGGLMIVAIGCNLLELVKIRVGSFLPAIAIAPGTYFLFSYF
- a CDS encoding ferredoxin family protein is translated as MPHSIVTDICEGVADCVDACPVACIHDGPGKNIKGTEWYWIDFATCIDCGICLQVCPVEGAILAEERPDLQKTPQ
- a CDS encoding LD-carboxypeptidase; amino-acid sequence: MSSSSAILKPCQLPPLLQPGDLVIAIATSGAVKSTDALKQGIAVWRDRGYRLEMGENYQSWCGYLAGSDRQRRADLAAAWHNPECKAIIAVRGGYGGARLLEDWTWDVAHSKWVIGFSDLTSILWSLATVGVSGLHASVLTTLAAEPEWAIARMFNYLETGQLEALQGRSGVAGQASGILLPGNLTVATHLLNTTMQPNLTGVILALEDVTEYPYRIDRMLTQWRMMGVLNQVKGIALGRFSRCDPYPGTSSWTLAEVLSDRLEDLGIPLIYDLPFGHDGVNAALPVGQAVNLDGDRGVLSWSNSVRIANTDHRN